Proteins from a genomic interval of Rosa chinensis cultivar Old Blush chromosome 2, RchiOBHm-V2, whole genome shotgun sequence:
- the LOC112188875 gene encoding monooxygenase 2 produces the protein METMVEDVVIVGAGIAGLATAVALKRAGIEALVLERSEGLRATGAALTLYPNAWSALDALGISQKLATRYAPTLKGHIIDVDTGEVQEVSRAITNEVPVGPRCLHRKALLEALADELPIHSVRFSSKITAIDTQQHEGSSLAIVHMENGTIIKAKVLIGCDGVHSVVSRWLGLGEPVLSGRSAVRGLAVFPQGHGLGQNFRQYVGTGIRAGFIPVSDKDVYWFFSCISPAKGESLGEDPKETKKQVLENYAKDLPPLYLDVVQHSDLSTLTRAPLKFRYPWHVVFGNLSKQNITVAGDAMHPMTPDLAQGGGSALEDAVILGRHIGKSFVKNGRVLVPKEMAVAIDKYIEERRWHVALLIAGSYISGWVQQAGSGWGKKFLRDVMFYKFLYPKIVRYMHYDCGKLDF, from the exons ATGGAAACAATGGTGGAGGATGTGGTGATAGTAGGGGCAGGGATAGCCGGTTTGGCCACTGCAGTGGCGCTGAAGAGAGCAGGAATTGAAGCCCTTGTGTTGGAGAGATCCGAAGGGCTGAGAGCCACAGGTGCAGCCTTGACTCTATACCCCAACGCTTGGTCTGCTCTTGATGCATTGGGAATTTCTCAGAAGCTCGCAACTCGTTACGCCCCCACGCTAAA GGGACATATAATTGATGTTGACACAGGAGAAGTTCAAGAAGTTTCTAGAGCCATAACCAATGA GGTTCCAGTTGGACCGAGATGTTTACACCGGAAAGCCTTACTCGAGGCCTTGGCAGATGAATTACCAATTCATTCAGTCCGTTTCTCTTCCAAGATCACTGCTATTGATACCCAACAACATGAAGGTTCATCCCTTGCCATTGTTCACATGGAAAATGGAACTATTATCAAAGCAAAG GTTCTGATAGGGTGTGACGGTGTGCACTCGGTGGTGTCACGCTGGTTAGGGCTCGGTGAACCAGTCCTTTCGGGTCGATCAGCGGTTCGTGGATTGGCTGTGTTTCCTCAAGGCCATGGACTCGGCCAAAACTTTCGACAGTACGTAGGAACAGGCATAAGGGCTGGTTTTATTCCCGTTTCTGACAAAGACGTATATTGGTTCTTCAGTTGCATATCTCCAGCTAAAG GTGAAAGCTTGGGAGAGGATCCGaaagaaactaaaaaacaaGTACTTGAGAATTATGCCAAGGACCTCCCACCTTTATACCTAGACGTTGTGCAGCACTCGGATCTTTCAACGTTGACAAGGGCTCCGCTGAAGTTCAGATATCCATGGCATGTTGTATTTGGGAACTTAAGCAAGCAAAACATCACGGTGGCCGGCGATGCCATGCACCCGATGACACCTGATTTAGCACAAGGGGGTGGCTCAGCCTTAGAAGATGCCGTGATCTTAGGCAGACACATAGGGAAATCCTTTGTTAAAAATGGACGAGTTCTGGTGCCAAAAGAGATGGCCGTCGCAATTGACAAATATATAGAAGAAAGAAGGTGGCACGTTGCTTTGTTGATTGCGGGATCTTATATATCAGGATGGGTGCAACAAGCAGGGTCTGGCTGGGGTAAGAAATTCTTGAGGGATGTCATGTTTTACAAGTTCCTTTACCCTAAAATTGTTAGATATATGCACTATGACTGTGGAAAACTTGATTTCTAG